cacccccttaagagaccgacgtcctcgtcggtcaatcccaagccagaaacgtcctctcttggccacgtcccgtacaTCCAGTGCCAtcagcccatgtgccacgtctgtgcgtccagtgccaacggtccttgtgccacgtccgtgcgtccagtgccaacggcgcatcccagatgcccgcgcactgacccgccacgcgctcgtgcacatgccggtggcatctgcgcccccacacgcccgtgctcatgcctccgcacttacgcccgtacgtgcccgtgaaaccgcgagagtcggctctgataccattctgtaacgtcccgcctcctcaaggccgggcccgcttacatctggctgctttataggacatagactgtcctcatagaccaacaccagtcttttctgcacacatTGTCCttactcgtgcgcacccgggaagaactccCCGGTCGGTCactcatccccaaatttctccaggctaagcacgcttaacctcggagttctttggagaccggcttccggaaaaaaaGTTACAACTTGTtgatatgagtatcctattaattctattaagccctgggccggggtgtcacaagcCAGCCAGGCCCAGGTCTCATATGGCTTGGcccaaatttgagtttgattcAAACTCACCACAATGCCTATGACAGTCTGAGAACTAATAAAGTAGTTTCGTGGCGCACAAATTAAAACATGTGCACGAAAAACATGCCGTCGCAACAGGAAATTTGCTGCATAGCCATCAAAAGTACAGGATGGGATTCATAATTTACAAGTTTACAAGAAACGAAAAAAAACTTTGATGTTTAAACAACATTTTATGGATCCATCATCTGGGCCTAATATCATACTATCCCTTTCACTAGGACGGGCATTTCAAATTCCGCAAGTTGAGGCAGCGCAAATTCCATAAGTTAAGGCAGCGACGCCGAACATGAGTAACAACCGCCAGACAGCCGGAAGGTGGCAAGCAAGGAGGAAAATAGAAACAGTAGACACCATATATCTTCATATTGTCAAACTATCTCATATTCAGAAAAAGTAATCTGGGCAAAATTTCTAAACAAGCCATGTTTGAAATTACCATTTTGACAAGCTCTGATAAACCGTCGAAGTAATTCGCACATTGTACATGTTCCTTTTTCAGATATCGAAACATAGACAAACAAAATCTAAACCACCAAAGCAATCTAAGCAGCAGCAACCTCCTTTTTAAGCTTAGCAAGCTCCTGTCTGATAGCACCACCCCTCTGCGCAGATCAAAATCATACCATTAGATGACTTCATAAGCAGTAAAGTACAGAAATTAACAACTCGAATTTACGCATGACAAACCTTGATCTTTGCCAACATGACCTTGAACCTGTCGAAGTCATTGAGTGATGCTCTCCTCTTCTGGACAATCAGCTTCTTGCCCCATGAGCTCTTCTCCCACTTGTTTTTCACATCTGCAATCAGGATATTGTCCATTTAAACAGTGGCCATAGTAAAATACATATAGATTGAAAAAATGGTTGAAGAAACAGCTAATCACCAGCTTCCTCCATGGCCTTAATCAATGTAGTCTTCTTTGGGACACGTTTAATGTCAATCTTGATGTCAGTCAGGGAAAGCCGCTTGAAGTTCATCTGGCAGCGGACCATGTCGGGGGCATCCACAAGTGCCTAATAGCAGAAAGAAACGACACCTTAAACTTCCATCACCATCTATTAGTAAATAAATTCAATTACATATGTTGTGGTCTGATTGGTCAAGCAGAACACATCAAACATGACTATCAGGAAACGATAACATGTCATGCCagaaaaaatatacatataGTTTTTAAACAATAACCATAGCTCTATCAGAAACAAGTTCAAACACTAAATATACGCAAAAATATCACAAATTTCACATAATGCAATGGATCAATTATCTTAATAATAATCAATGAATAAACCATGCACTTGCACAAACAAGTATTGATTCCTTCTAAAAAGAAGTGACTAATCAAGAGGAACTTCCTTGATGTGTGTCATTAACAGTGGAAAATAAGGGATTGTGTAAAATTGCAGTTGAAGGAAAGTATTTTATCCACTAAACTAGTATGTGTCTATCAACATTCAACAATTCCATGTATATCATCATAATAACTTGCTGCATGTTGGTCTATCTCTTCTTAAGGACATATGACATCATGACAGAACACATTGCAATAAACATCGCTGTATCAGATAcaaaatattaatatttggcATGAAATGCATCAcaatgtttttgaaaaaaaaatgttcacTCACAAAAGTCGAGCATGAGCAGTGACAAAGATGCTAAAAGTTTCAGACCATGAGTTGGGGGGTTGTAAAAGAATATACTTCACTTGCCAAGTTAACTACAAAAGGCATGAATACAACACTAGACAGAATACTGCAATGCAATTAGGTAAAATGGATGAACTAGCTACAAAGATGAGCAAGTGCAGTAAGGCTATTCCACAAACAATTCATTTAACAGATTGAACATAGTTTGAACAGGCTAAAGGTTGATCCACCATTTTCATGAGGGACCTAATTAGATTCGAATTAAACCTATCCAAAGTCTACAGTACCAACTGTGACACAAATGATGTTGCTACGAGACTTCTACTACAGAAATCAAAGCAAAACAGCTAATTGCACAGTGCGGATCAGTTAAACATGGCAAGCTACTTGTCTAATGCAACCAAGCCATAAGATGTGCCGCGACCCGATCGCTCAAGCGGATACCGATCGACAATATAAAGCTCGCGCGGACGAGAGAAGGGCTCATGAAACAACGGCACGATCCGAACACCCTAATCCGGTATCGCGCCACCTCAGCCCAAGCAAATCAACGACGACAGTGAGACGAGAGGTCCGACTCAACTCACCCTGTTCTGGTCGACGACgtcgacgatgacgacgaggcGGCCGTAGTCCTTGCCGTAGTTCACCAGGGCCACCCGCCCGATCTCCACGAACCTCTTGAACGGCTGCAAAACCGCAGGGCGCGCACCATTAGAtaacgccgccggcgccaaaCGAAGCGCGAAACCACAAGGCTGCAGGGGAGGGGATGTCGCGAGGTCACCGTACCATtttggcggcagcggcgaagcGGGAGCGAGCGGGACGGCGAGGCGGGGTGCGGCTGGAGAGGGAAGGGTTTAGACGACGCAGATGTATATAGCCGAGGGGACTGGATCGGAGTGAGCCGATGGATCTTGGGGTGAGGAACTGTAGCCGTCCGATCTAGGTTTGACGGGTTTGGAGGTTCTTTGGGGTGATGAATTGGGCTTTGAATGGCCACATTTTGTGGGCCGGCCTGGCCTTTTTTTggttaagaaaaaaaaaaggtggctGCGGGCTGCCGAATCTGTTTACTTCAGACTTGAGTGCCATGTTTGGTTTGCTCACAGACATGGGCGCATGGGACATGGCATAGGCAGCAAACCAAATGTTGGCACATCCAAATAAATAAGAGTCAAATTTTGTCACCAAAAGCAAATAATGGCCATCCACTCAGTTGAGCAATTCATTTTTTTGTTAGAGCTTGAATTGTCATGGCTGCAACACAAAATGAACTTCTAGGTGGCTTTTGGATTTCTCAACCTAaactcaaacaaacaaacaggaCTTAAGGCCCGGCACTAGTGATTTCGCGAGCCAGCACAGTAGCAGCAGTATCTTGAAATGCATGCATGTGAGGGATAGTGCGTTCTCGCCACGCGACGGAACCACCGCTAGCAGAAGGAATCTTGCAATTTCTCTCTCTGCCACGTTACTAGCTTTAAGCTAGCTCGCTCGTTGGAGGAGGCCTAAGCTCATGAACTGAACTGATGATGTCTGCCTGAtgactaggggtggtaatgggccatggccctaatggcctcttcacagcccaataaagcccttaaaatttttagttcaaaaatacatatatttagagctcggcccttttagggcccgatccttagattttctaattcaaaatgttgggccctttaccacccctactgaTGACCCACTTCCACACTGTAGCACATAGAGGATACACATTCCGCGAATGAGCACAGACATTTTTTACGCATGTGCGCAAGACCACATAGCACAGTCCCCTCTGTTCCAAGCGACGCACGTTTGGTCCTATCCAACAGAACCACAAACGCGTGTGATGCGCAGAACCACAAACAGCTTTTGTTGCGCCTGCCTTTGACGAGAGCCGCCCATCCCCAAATTGGCCCGACACTCCGACAGCTATGCATGCGCATCTGATCTGCGCAagggtaaaaaaaaaattgatcgcAGATGGGCTCCATTAGTTTGCGCCGAtttgaaacttttttttgaagaaatttgAACCGGTCATGCATGGtaggtaattttttttgaacgaacgacACTCGACAAGTgcgtttctattgatatagcagaaaaataCAAGACTACGGTCCTGGGAGGTCATaggcaggaaaaaaaaacaacaaactcgtccggttggattgggacgtcaATACGGGTTACCGCTCAACTATACTCACCGgctggttggattgggacatcaacaaggccAAACTCTAAACACAACGACGACAGAGGAGAAAATGCACAACCGCAATTTCCAGCATGGTAGGTAATTTATCACTGCCCAGTGAATGTGTTTCCCAGGCGACAAGTGATTGCGCCACTCTGTGATTTGTCAGGCAGCAAAGCTGGATTATGCCCACTAACAAGGCACTAAGTAGCATCGCTCTCGCCTCGCCCGCCATTAACAATTCCCCGAACTGTTTAATTCCCTCCCAACTTTGCTGCACGCCTGCGAGTATATAAATCGCCCCACGCCTCTGCTTTCCAAAGCACCAAGACCAGAGAGGCCGGTTGTTTAAGGGCTTCTCCGGGTAGACGCCGGTCGAGATGGAGGTGGAGGGTGCGATCGAGAAGAAGGCGgctgccatggcggcggcggtggaggaggaggtggaggtggggaggaaggcggcgggcgccggcgaggtgggCCTGAAGGAGCTGTCCAAGAAGCTCAACGACTTCGCCAAGGAGAGGGACTGGGAGCAGTACCATAGCCCCAGAAACCTGCTGCTCGCCATGGTTCGCATCGTTTCGCTTCATCTTCTATCGCTGCTCTTCTTGGTGTGTTTCACTGACATTTATTTATACTCCTGACAAACACTGAAAAGTTTACGGTTTTCTGTGTGTTGTCTCCTCGCCTTTTCCTCCCTTGGGCTCTGTTTCTTTCGTTAGTTACAACTCAAGACTTACGCCCCCACAATATTCAGTCTATGGAAGCATATGCATATGCTTGACGAAGTAGGATGGTCTCCATTAGGGCTTCGTATTCCTTGCGACACTGAACGATCACTGATTTCAGGAATACTACATCGAATCTTTCTTCTTTCTGAAAAAATAGGGGAGATGGTGGTGTAAACCAGCAATTACGTGTTCGGATGTAATTGCATTGACAAGTCATGACTAAAAACCATGTCTTTAGCTTTCAAGGCGTGACCTTGCGTAATCTTCAGCTCTAATAAATTAAATGGGTGTGCACTTACGAATGGCAGCATAAAGCAGAGTGATCTCATGTatgtcttcttctctctctgtttttttttttcacttttcagTCCAAAACTTCCATGAGCTTTCAGCATGTTTGTTGTTATTACTATCCATGGTAACTATGATTATGAATTATAATAACTTCAGGCCATAGATAGTACTACTTACTGCTGCAGTTAAATATTTGGTTAACGCTGCACATCTCAAGAGAGAAAAGTACACATCAGTTAGCAGTCAGCATCTCTAGAAGACCAGAACATCATGGGCACATAAACAATGTCTCCATCCGTGAAAAGGAGCGAACTAATTTAGCGGAAGGCTGTTATAAGAAGATGCTTCATTCCGAGGGCACCATCATTGATAACATTTGTTATCTTATAGTAGCATCTTTGAGCTTATTATGTTCTACAGACTAAATTATCGTAAAAAAGATGCGTCCTCTTTTGACCAACTGTTCAACAAGATTCTTTGtgcattagtttttttttcatcgATGATGTGCTACTAGATTCTTGAGATCGATCCGGTTTGTTCTTCTCACATAAACAATTGCATGTGGTGCTTTCTGTTTGATTTTGCACTtcccttcctttttttttcaaatgtcATCCACAGAATTAACAAACCACAGCCTCCAAGCTGCCCAGATGTATATGTATGGATCCTGAAGTAATGCCAATACATCTGGCAAGAAGTACAGATGCTTCATTACCACACAATGATAGGGACGCGAGTTATTCTCTGTCCCGTTCAATTCAAAATTAAGCTGCTGGAAAGCGTCTGATATTTTTTTTCGGAGACTTTTAGCGCGCTGCTCCTGAAAAGATGATGCAGTCCAGGTGTTGGGTCGTGGGGGATGAAACGGGACAGATAACCAATTTCCTCACTGCTCGTGGCCTGATTCCTGAACCGGCCGGGGATGCAGCTTTCATGTGTCGCGTCCTGGAGTTGGATGCCACGTGGTGCGGGCTCAGCAGGTCGGCCCTCTGTCGACGCTCATTTCCAGCGTCGCCGTCCGAGAGTCGGGTCGACGCTGATCGCTGTTGTCCGATGTGTTTATACTGGTTCAGACGTGAGGCTCTGAAGGAACGATCACTGTCAGCTCGTGACTGAATTTTCTGAACACTGGATGCCATGGTGGAATGCGATTCGCACATCTTCTTTCCGATTTTCTTTTTTGTTGGAAAGGTCTTGTTTCCGGTTTTGAGAAGGCCACATTCTCGTTTGTTGGAAAGAacttttgcttttcttttcgttCCTTTTGCTGACGGGGGAAATTAGTTGCTTGCGCCTGGCAGATCgctgaagtttttttttgttttttttttgaggaaaacAGATCGCTGAAGTCGGGGAGCTGTCGGAGCTGTTCATGTGGAAAGGGGAGGTGCGCAAGGGCCTGGCGGACTGGGACGACGCGGAGAAGCAGCACCTCGGCGAGGAGCTCGCCGACGTGCTGCTCTACCTCGTCCGCCTCTCGGACATCTGCGGCGTCGACCTCGGCGACGCCGCCACCAGGAAGATCGTCAAGAACGCCGTCAAGTACCCGGCGCCGTCGAAGGATGGCGCCTGAAGAACAATGCCGATCGACCATGCTTCTTTGGTGTCtccttcaaaaagaaaaaaacaataaaTCATGCTCCTTTGATGCTTTCGGGGTAGCACCAGGGTCCTACATGAACTGATTCTTGTGAAAACTAGTGGTGCGTGTTGGAAGGTTAGTGCAAACATGGCGAGTTGGGTAGCTCTTTTGTCGACCTTGTTATGCCTaagagggaaaaaaaaactatagaTGTGGTGAACAAAAGAACTACTAGGAACTGTGAAACCGTGGTAGGCAGAAACCAGCAGCGGCCAGCGGGTTGGCGCTACCGGAGATATGCGCCGACGACTGCCATTGCTTGATGGTGATGGGGGACGCCGGGAATGGGGGAACTGCAGCGGCGACTACCAGCAAATTGTGTGGAAGATAAGAGCAGTACAGTGGGCCTGCAAGGCTCATTTGCTTAGCGGGCTTTCTTTCCGACGCTCCAGCCCCGTACGGCccattccattccattccattccattccatCTTCTCGACTCGTCTAAAAAATGGGAatatttcttaaaaaaaatctaaaaaatggGAATGAAAAAAATCTGAGTCCAACTGAGCGAGCGAAATTAGACACAGTTTCTACTCGTAAGATGCTGCTCGTATTTCCGGCAACCTAGTCTTTCAGTGATCGGGAGTACCCGTCAATAACGAGATGCACGGGCGTGCTTAGAGAAAAGAGTG
This sequence is a window from Panicum virgatum strain AP13 chromosome 7K, P.virgatum_v5, whole genome shotgun sequence. Protein-coding genes within it:
- the LOC120642569 gene encoding dCTP pyrophosphatase 1-like isoform X1, giving the protein MEVEGAIEKKAAAMAAAVEEEVEVGRKAAGAGEVGLKELSKKLNDFAKERDWEQYHSPRNLLLAMVRIVSLHLLSLLFLIAEVGELSELFMWKGEVRKGLADWDDAEKQHLGEELADVLLYLVRLSDICGVDLGDAATRKIVKNAVKYPAPSKDGA
- the LOC120642578 gene encoding 60S ribosomal protein L14-1, coding for MPFKRFVEIGRVALVNYGKDYGRLVVIVDVVDQNRALVDAPDMVRCQMNFKRLSLTDIKIDIKRVPKKTTLIKAMEEADVKNKWEKSSWGKKLIVQKRRASLNDFDRFKVMLAKIKRGGAIRQELAKLKKEVAAA
- the LOC120642569 gene encoding dCTP pyrophosphatase 1-like isoform X2, coding for MEVEGAIEKKAAAMAAAVEEEVEVGRKAAGAGEVGLKELSKKLNDFAKERDWEQYHSPRNLLLAMIAEVGELSELFMWKGEVRKGLADWDDAEKQHLGEELADVLLYLVRLSDICGVDLGDAATRKIVKNAVKYPAPSKDGA